Proteins encoded in a region of the Flavobacterium sp. MDT1-60 genome:
- a CDS encoding RNA polymerase sigma factor — protein MKNYLLQMSDEELQKLIFQENHDAFAIIFDRYWKKLYTYAFKIYKEEEICEDIVQEIFISLWKNSANTVILNLEAYLFRAVKYKIANHIRSLKFDREHLEVLETIPEPNNTVDNIEYIEFEKGIMNQISQLTPKCREVFLLSRIEHFSNAEIAEKLSLSIHTVEKHISNALKQLRLNGHHYNTLLFYWAAFLYVN, from the coding sequence ATGAAAAACTATCTTTTGCAAATGTCTGACGAAGAGCTCCAGAAATTGATTTTTCAGGAAAATCATGACGCGTTTGCAATTATTTTCGACCGATACTGGAAGAAATTGTATACGTATGCTTTTAAGATTTATAAAGAAGAAGAAATTTGTGAGGATATCGTTCAGGAAATCTTTATCAGTCTTTGGAAAAATTCAGCAAATACAGTTATTCTTAATCTGGAAGCCTATCTTTTCAGGGCTGTAAAATATAAGATTGCCAATCATATCAGAAGCTTAAAATTTGACCGTGAGCATCTTGAAGTACTGGAGACTATTCCGGAGCCAAACAATACCGTTGATAATATCGAATATATTGAATTCGAAAAAGGTATTATGAATCAGATCAGTCAATTAACCCCTAAGTGCCGTGAGGTTTTTTTACTAAGCCGTATCGAACACTTTTCGAATGCTGAAATTGCAGAAAAATTAAGCCTTTCTATCCATACCGTTGAAAAGCATATCAGCAATGCTTTAAAACAGTTGCGCCTTAATGGACATCATTATAATACACTACTTTTTTACTGGGCAGCGTTTCTTTATGTTAACTAA
- the gndA gene encoding NADP-dependent phosphogluconate dehydrogenase: protein MSKFDFGIVGLGVMGRNLLLNIASHNFAAAGLDLDAEKVNSLQQEAGPNDTIEATTDVKHFVELIQQPRAIMLLVPAGKPVDSAIASLLPHLEKGDIIIDGGNTYFTDTDRRFLELSAKGIHFFGMGISGGEKGARFGPAMMPGGDQKAYERLRPIFEAIAAKVDGEPCVEYLGNGSAGNYVKMVHNGIEYGIMQLISEIYDLMKRGYNLDEDTIQKTFEEWNQTNDLKSYLIEITGNILKQKDEDGSRLINKISDWAKSKGTGKWTSQNAMDLQVPVPTIDAAVVMRDMSKTKPERIEAAKKLVWNSTETAVNTSEAVAALKSALYFSIVVTYAQGLAQLHAASKEYNYGLNLETVAKIWRGGCIIRANILEDFRKAYVTKTDLPNLLLDAGIASKLTENQTGMRAVIQFAVQKGLPVAGLMNSLAYFDAYRSENLPTNLIQAQRDYFGAHTYERIDTTGVFHTQWSE from the coding sequence ATGAGCAAATTTGATTTTGGAATTGTAGGATTAGGTGTAATGGGTCGTAATTTACTTTTGAATATAGCGAGCCACAATTTTGCAGCAGCAGGTTTAGATTTAGATGCCGAAAAAGTTAATTCTCTTCAACAAGAAGCCGGTCCTAATGATACCATTGAAGCAACAACAGATGTTAAACATTTTGTAGAACTTATTCAACAACCAAGAGCTATTATGTTACTGGTTCCTGCAGGAAAGCCTGTTGACAGCGCAATAGCGAGTTTACTTCCTCATTTAGAAAAGGGAGATATTATCATTGATGGCGGAAATACTTATTTCACCGATACAGACAGAAGATTTTTAGAATTATCTGCTAAAGGAATTCATTTCTTTGGAATGGGAATTTCCGGTGGTGAAAAAGGTGCTCGATTTGGTCCTGCTATGATGCCGGGTGGAGATCAGAAAGCATACGAAAGACTTCGACCTATTTTTGAAGCCATCGCCGCAAAAGTTGATGGAGAGCCTTGTGTAGAATATTTAGGAAACGGATCTGCCGGTAACTATGTAAAAATGGTTCACAACGGAATCGAATACGGAATCATGCAACTAATATCTGAGATTTATGACTTAATGAAAAGAGGTTATAATCTGGATGAAGATACGATTCAGAAAACTTTTGAAGAATGGAACCAAACCAACGATCTTAAATCCTATTTGATCGAAATTACCGGAAACATTCTAAAACAAAAAGATGAAGACGGAAGCAGACTGATCAATAAAATTTCGGATTGGGCAAAATCTAAAGGAACAGGGAAATGGACTTCTCAAAACGCAATGGATTTGCAAGTACCAGTTCCAACGATCGATGCCGCAGTTGTGATGCGCGATATGTCTAAAACGAAACCGGAAAGAATCGAAGCTGCAAAAAAATTAGTTTGGAACAGTACCGAAACTGCTGTAAATACAAGCGAAGCAGTTGCTGCTTTAAAATCAGCTTTATACTTTTCTATTGTTGTAACCTATGCACAAGGATTAGCACAGCTCCATGCTGCTTCTAAAGAATATAATTACGGATTAAATCTGGAAACTGTTGCTAAAATATGGCGCGGTGGCTGTATTATTCGTGCCAACATTTTAGAAGATTTCAGAAAAGCATATGTTACAAAAACAGATCTGCCAAATTTACTTTTAGATGCTGGAATCGCTTCAAAATTAACGGAAAACCAGACAGGAATGAGAGCAGTTATTCAATTTGCTGTTCAAAAAGGATTACCTGTAGCCGGACTAATGAATTCATTAGCTTATTTTGATGCCTACAGATCTGAAAATCTACCAACAAACCTAATTCAGGCACAACGTGATTATTTTGGAGCTCACACTTACGAAAGAATCGATACTACAGGTGTTTTTCACACACAATGGTCTGAATAA